The following are encoded together in the Bradymonas sediminis genome:
- a CDS encoding tetratricopeptide repeat protein has product MSTQQRGDRAFKAGLYTEALDHYERAIDGGDNSAQIYANAAQAALRIGDFSLAERYFNRAMGFGGGEDVARELADFYIATSNYTKAVRVLQTVLETTDDPQTVFNDLGAALMYAGSPLNAESYLMVAQQMKPSDPVPYVNLGVLYDKHLNNPRLAYGFYNCFLELSPNSRQSGKVRARVKSLESSFDGDGLGPAEVSCSAPYQPVMTEPGAMKGELARRLGQGAEPAEVKPSGDATDLPEQTGEQPGEEGGEITIDRGVVEPPAAASSAQQNPAEAGKLRDEQVVALAESAFANHNHQEVVNLLKGLPADALTTPLMGIYGQSLAEVKEYDRARRWLSATIAEKPAPAEVQALWTVYRALGEPQAADALCERFEGAKGYGEFLKACASAADLGEAKTSGNPAE; this is encoded by the coding sequence GTGAGCACTCAGCAGCGCGGCGATCGTGCGTTCAAGGCTGGCCTCTATACCGAGGCGCTCGACCACTATGAGCGCGCCATCGATGGCGGGGATAATTCGGCCCAGATCTACGCAAATGCCGCTCAGGCGGCGCTTCGTATCGGCGACTTCTCCCTGGCCGAGCGGTATTTTAACCGCGCCATGGGCTTTGGCGGCGGAGAAGATGTCGCGCGTGAGTTGGCCGACTTCTATATCGCGACCAGCAACTATACCAAGGCTGTGCGGGTGTTGCAGACTGTGCTCGAGACCACCGATGACCCTCAGACCGTATTTAACGACCTGGGGGCCGCGTTGATGTACGCCGGCTCGCCGCTCAACGCCGAGTCCTACCTGATGGTGGCTCAGCAGATGAAGCCCAGCGACCCGGTGCCCTACGTCAACCTCGGCGTGCTCTATGATAAGCACCTCAATAACCCGCGTTTGGCCTACGGCTTTTATAATTGTTTTCTGGAATTGAGCCCCAATTCTCGCCAGAGCGGCAAGGTTCGGGCGCGGGTGAAATCGTTGGAGTCGAGCTTCGACGGCGATGGCCTGGGGCCCGCTGAGGTGTCGTGTTCGGCGCCGTACCAACCGGTGATGACTGAACCGGGCGCCATGAAGGGCGAGTTGGCCCGACGGCTCGGCCAGGGCGCGGAACCCGCCGAGGTGAAGCCCTCCGGGGACGCCACCGATTTGCCGGAGCAGACGGGCGAGCAACCCGGCGAAGAAGGCGGCGAGATAACCATCGACCGCGGTGTTGTGGAGCCGCCAGCGGCCGCGTCGTCGGCGCAGCAGAATCCGGCCGAGGCTGGAAAACTTCGCGATGAACAGGTGGTCGCCCTTGCCGAAAGTGCCTTCGCCAATCACAATCATCAGGAAGTTGTTAATTTGCTAAAAGGCCTGCCGGCCGATGCGCTGACCACGCCCTTGATGGGCATTTATGGTCAGTCGCTGGCGGAGGTCAAAGAGTATGACCGCGCGCGGCGGTGGCTAAGCGCTACGATCGCCGAGAAGCCCGCGCCCGCCGAGGTTCAGGCGTTGTGGACTGTGTACCGCGCGTTGGGCGAGCCGCAGGCTGCAGACGCGTTGTGCGAGCGGTTCGAAGGCGCGAAGGGCTATGGGGAATTCCTCAAAGCCTGCGCCTCGGCGGCTGACCTCGGCGAGGCGAAGACGTCGGGGAATCCGGCAGAATAA
- a CDS encoding heme exporter protein CcmB: MNPSFATQVTALVRKDLRRELRSGETLVTTTSFSLLLMLIFTFAFYQRDETVALVFPGILWVAIIFSGMLAIGRTFAQEQESGCLRALALIPGTQTSLYTSKLLVNLIFMGVFELALVPMLALAFSVNIFEHFGWFVVILGAGTLGFAILGTLISAMLVHNSLKDVLLPLVLFPLVVPLLIGGVKATGLLMPGGDPTGVQTWAVVMLMIDIAFLLGSFFMFRWVLSAIE; this comes from the coding sequence ATGAACCCATCGTTTGCGACACAGGTGACGGCCCTGGTTCGAAAAGACCTGCGGCGCGAGCTGCGCAGCGGCGAGACCCTGGTGACGACCACCTCCTTCTCGCTGCTGCTGATGCTGATCTTTACCTTCGCATTCTACCAGCGCGACGAGACCGTGGCGTTGGTCTTCCCGGGCATCCTATGGGTGGCGATCATCTTCTCGGGGATGCTGGCGATCGGGCGCACATTTGCCCAGGAGCAAGAGAGCGGATGCCTGCGCGCGCTGGCGCTGATCCCGGGGACCCAGACCTCACTCTACACCTCGAAGCTGCTGGTCAACCTCATCTTTATGGGCGTCTTCGAGTTGGCGCTGGTCCCCATGCTCGCCCTGGCCTTTTCGGTCAATATCTTCGAGCATTTCGGCTGGTTTGTGGTGATTTTGGGCGCAGGGACGCTTGGCTTTGCCATCCTCGGCACGCTTATTTCGGCCATGCTCGTGCACAATAGCCTCAAGGACGTGCTCCTGCCGCTGGTGCTCTTTCCGCTGGTGGTGCCGCTGCTGATCGGGGGGGTAAAGGCGACCGGGTTGCTGATGCCCGGGGGCGACCCAACCGGCGTTCAGACCTGGGCGGTCGTGATGCTCATGATCGATATCGCCTTTTTGCTCGGCTCGTTTTTTATGTTCCGCTGGGTGCTCAGCGCCATCGAATAA